TCCCCCGAGGTAACGTACGCCCCGTGCTCCTGTACGTGGGTCTCAATAAACGGATGGCAGGCACCAGGATCAAATGATAGGATGTGGAAGTTGAAATCAAAGGCAATGTCATTGACGGGCAGGAAATCTTTCAAAAAGACGTTATCCATCTCCGCATAATTCATCTCCTTGGCATTATTGATATTGCCGATCACCGGGGAGGGCAGGGGCACGCCTTTAACGGGAATGTAGCGCTGCTTATACAAAATCACCCGGAATATCCCGCCGGACGTGTTAAAGAGCTCCAGCCCTTTGTCGGCCGGGCAAAATGCAAATCCGCCCTGCTGTAATTTTTCAGTTCCGTCCTCGATCTTTACAGTAAGTTCTCCTTCTCCATCCATAAAATAAACAAACGTCTCGATCCCGTCTCCGCCCCACGGCATAGTTGTCTTTGCTCCCGGTGCAACCTCGGAGACAATCATTACAAAACTTGCTCCAAGTTTGGGGGAGGCTAGGATCGTTGACGCAAACCCCTCAAAACCAGGGAGGGTATTTATCACTCTGCCTTCCGGCGGAATAACAGAATATACTCCATGCTTGATGACTGCTCTTGTCGACAAAGGTTCAGTTGGGTAACCAATTCTTCCCATTTACAATCTCTCCTCTATATTTTTATTTGTATTGACAAATAGACTAGCGACTCCCGCCAAGGTAAGCCTCTTCGATCTCTTTATTGTGCAAAAGGTCAGAGGAATTTCCCTCCATGATGATTTGCCCCGTCTGGAGAACATAGGCCCGGTGCGACAACAGCAACGCTTTTCTGGCATTCTGCTCAACGATCAGTATGGTCGTGCCGAACTGCCTGTTAATCTCGGTCAGCTCCTTGAATATTTCGCTGATAATGATAGGAGCCAGGCCCAAAGAGGGCTCATCCAGCAGAAGGACGCGCGGTTTTGCCATCAAAGCCCTGCCTATCGCCAACATCTGTTGCTCCCCTCCTGACAGGGTGCCGGCATACTGCGCCCTTCGCTCGTTCAGTCTTGGAAAAAGCTTAAAAATACTTTCCATTTCAGATGCGATCTCTTCTCTGTTTTTTATAGGAAAGGCTCCCATATTAAGATTTTCAATAACCGTCAGCGGCGCAAAAACCTTTCGTCCCTCGGGAGACAGAGATATACCGGCAGAGACAATGTTGAAGCTTTCTTTAGGGAGCAGTTTCCCATCTAAAAACACTTCCCCGCCGGCCCGCGGGACAGCTCCCATTATGGCGTTCATCAGCGTTGATTTTCCCGCTCCGTTGGCACCGATCACGGCGACTATCTCACCGCGGTAGACATCCAGGTTCACACCCTTCAAAGCCTGGATAGCACCGTAATTGACCATCAGGTTATTCACGGAAAGCAGCGCAGCTTTGTCCTTCATCGCTAATCGTCCTCTCCCAGATAAGCAACGAGGACGTCCCTGTTGTTTTGTATCTCATTAGGAGTGCCCTCCGCTATCTTCGCACCAAAATTAACGCAGATGATATGCGGGCAAATTTTCATAACAAGCTCCATATGATGCTCTATCAACAGGATCGTCAGGTTGAAATCAGAATGCACTTTAAGTATCAGCTCGTTGAGCTGTTCGATCTCTTCCGCGTTCATACCTGCGGCAGGCTCGTCCAATAGGAGCAGTTCCGGCTCAAGAGCGATCGCGCGTGCCATTTCGAGACGCCTTTGAAGGCCATATGGCAAAGTCCCCGCCTCCTGCAGGTAACGATCCACCAGACCTACCCTTTCCAGCAATGCCATGCTCCGTTCTTTGGTAGCCTTTTCCTTGCCGTTCCAGCGTCCCAGGTGGCTCACCGCCTCCAGGAAAGAATATTCTTGCTGCTGCTGCATCGCCGTCATCACGTTTTCCAAAACAGACGCGTCATTGAAAAGCCTGAGGTTTTGGAATGTGCGCGATATCCCCATTCTAACAATCTGATCCGGCCTAAACCTGAGCAAAGATTTGCCATTGAAAAAGATTTTGCCTGAAGATACTTTATATACACCGGAGATAAGATTGAATATCGTCGTCTTGCCGGCTCCGTTGGGGCCAATGATGGCGGTAAGTTCTCCTTGTGCGATTGTCATACTTATGTCTTTTACGGCGTGTACCCCACCAAATGATTTGTTGACGTTTTCCAATCTCAGTATTTCATTATTCATACAAATCACCTTCCCGCCGCCGCAAGTTTTCTTTTACCGGCAATAAACTCCTTTATATGTTTGGGGGTGAGTTCATGTTTACCCATGATTCCCGAAGGTCTCAGAACCATTATCAATACCAACACCATCCCATATACCAACATACGGTATTTTGACATCGGCCGGAAAAGTTCCGTGACTAACGTAAGGATGGTCGCGCCTACAAGACTTCCGCTCATTGATCCTAGTCCGCCGAAAACAACCAGAGCTACCAGTTCCGTAGATTTCGCGGAGTCAAACATTACTGGCTGAACGAAAGACATATAGCCTGCCATCAAAGCTCCGGCTATTCCACAATAGAACGCCGATATTGCCAAGCTAAAAACTCTGTAATGCGCAGTGTGAAATCCAAGCAGCGATGAGGCTTGACTGTCGTCTCTGCAGGCCTTGAAAGCCCTGCCATAGTTGCCGTCGATTAGAAAAAACATCGCGGCCGCCATGAAAACCAAAAATGATAGTGCTACCGGCACCGTTGTAAAAGCGTCTATTCCTGGGTAGCCCCGCGCTCCGTTCGTGACGGAACCGCCATTTTCGATCAGAAGCCGGATTGTCTCTCCCAAACCTAACGAAGCGATGGAATAGTAGTCTCCTTCTAGTTTCAATGTCGGGATACCTATAAGCCACCCAACGATCATTGATAAAATACCGCCGCAAACAACGCTTGGAAACCAGTGAACAGAGTATTCAACAGTCATGACCGCCGCAGTATAGGCCCCTATAGCCATATATCCCGCGTGCCCTAAAGAGAAAATACCGGTAAAACCAGTAAGCAGAGAAACCCCCATGCCGGCAATGCAATTGATGCAAAGAAGAGCGATGATTCCCTCCATGTATCCCGACATACAGCCCACCTACACTTTCTCGCCAATTTGTTTATTGAAGAAACCTGTAGGCTTAAAGAGAAGCGTCAAAATAAGCAGTGAGAAAACTAGAATGTCACGGAATTGACTGGAAATATATGCGGTGGTCAGCATTTCGGCAAGCCCCAGCACCAGACTT
The window above is part of the Cloacibacillus evryensis DSM 19522 genome. Proteins encoded here:
- a CDS encoding ABC transporter ATP-binding protein, which encodes MKDKAALLSVNNLMVNYGAIQALKGVNLDVYRGEIVAVIGANGAGKSTLMNAIMGAVPRAGGEVFLDGKLLPKESFNIVSAGISLSPEGRKVFAPLTVIENLNMGAFPIKNREEIASEMESIFKLFPRLNERRAQYAGTLSGGEQQMLAIGRALMAKPRVLLLDEPSLGLAPIIISEIFKELTEINRQFGTTILIVEQNARKALLLSHRAYVLQTGQIIMEGNSSDLLHNKEIEEAYLGGSR
- a CDS encoding ABC transporter ATP-binding protein, with translation MNNEILRLENVNKSFGGVHAVKDISMTIAQGELTAIIGPNGAGKTTIFNLISGVYKVSSGKIFFNGKSLLRFRPDQIVRMGISRTFQNLRLFNDASVLENVMTAMQQQQEYSFLEAVSHLGRWNGKEKATKERSMALLERVGLVDRYLQEAGTLPYGLQRRLEMARAIALEPELLLLDEPAAGMNAEEIEQLNELILKVHSDFNLTILLIEHHMELVMKICPHIICVNFGAKIAEGTPNEIQNNRDVLVAYLGEDD
- a CDS encoding branched-chain amino acid ABC transporter permease gives rise to the protein MSGYMEGIIALLCINCIAGMGVSLLTGFTGIFSLGHAGYMAIGAYTAAVMTVEYSVHWFPSVVCGGILSMIVGWLIGIPTLKLEGDYYSIASLGLGETIRLLIENGGSVTNGARGYPGIDAFTTVPVALSFLVFMAAAMFFLIDGNYGRAFKACRDDSQASSLLGFHTAHYRVFSLAISAFYCGIAGALMAGYMSFVQPVMFDSAKSTELVALVVFGGLGSMSGSLVGATILTLVTELFRPMSKYRMLVYGMVLVLIMVLRPSGIMGKHELTPKHIKEFIAGKRKLAAAGR
- the allE gene encoding (S)-ureidoglycine aminohydrolase yields the protein MGRIGYPTEPLSTRAVIKHGVYSVIPPEGRVINTLPGFEGFASTILASPKLGASFVMIVSEVAPGAKTTMPWGGDGIETFVYFMDGEGELTVKIEDGTEKLQQGGFAFCPADKGLELFNTSGGIFRVILYKQRYIPVKGVPLPSPVIGNINNAKEMNYAEMDNVFLKDFLPVNDIAFDFNFHILSFDPGACHPFIETHVQEHGAYVTSGEGIYTLGPDRVHVKKDDFIFMGAYTEQATYATGRERFSYVYSKDFNRDVEL